From a region of the Candidatus Binatia bacterium genome:
- a CDS encoding site-specific DNA-methyltransferase, giving the protein MKRREVAKPLYETSYGKAFLGDSLPLMADMPVASVNLVFTSPPYALHFKKEYGNAAQRDYVKWFLPFARHVHRLLRDDGSFVVDIGGAWTPGQPTRSLYHFELLIALCREVGFYLAQEFYWYNPAKLPSPAEWVTVRKVRVKDAVNCLWWLSKTPAPKADNQRVLKEYSPDMKRLVKRGYRATVRPSGHIITAKFTDRGGSIPPNLLTYGNNDSNGHYLEQCKKHGLKPHPARFPVQLPTFFLRFLTDPNDLVFDPFAGSNTTGEACEREGRRWIAVEVEERYLEASRFRFTGDLRALSDLYEENGTAGVVVQPSLFG; this is encoded by the coding sequence GTGAAGCGGCGGGAAGTGGCGAAGCCGTTGTATGAGACGTCGTACGGGAAGGCCTTCCTTGGCGATTCGCTCCCGCTCATGGCCGACATGCCGGTGGCAAGCGTGAACCTGGTGTTCACGTCGCCGCCGTATGCTCTGCACTTTAAGAAAGAATACGGGAACGCGGCGCAACGGGACTACGTCAAATGGTTTCTGCCGTTTGCTCGTCACGTACACCGTCTCTTGCGGGACGACGGGAGCTTCGTCGTCGACATCGGTGGTGCGTGGACGCCTGGGCAGCCGACGCGTTCCCTCTATCACTTCGAGCTGCTCATCGCACTGTGCCGTGAGGTCGGGTTCTATCTGGCGCAGGAGTTCTACTGGTACAACCCGGCGAAGCTGCCCTCGCCGGCGGAGTGGGTGACAGTGCGGAAGGTTCGCGTCAAGGACGCCGTGAACTGTTTGTGGTGGCTCTCCAAGACCCCCGCGCCGAAGGCTGACAATCAGCGCGTGTTGAAAGAGTACAGCCCGGATATGAAGCGCTTGGTCAAGCGCGGGTACCGAGCCACGGTGCGGCCGTCTGGGCATATCATAACGGCGAAGTTTACGGATCGCGGCGGTTCCATCCCGCCGAACCTGCTTACCTATGGGAATAACGACAGCAATGGCCACTACTTGGAGCAGTGCAAGAAGCACGGTTTGAAACCGCACCCGGCGCGCTTCCCAGTACAGTTGCCGACATTCTTCTTGCGGTTTCTTACGGACCCCAACGACTTGGTCTTCGATCCGTTCGCGGGTAGCAACACCACGGGCGAAGCGTGCGAACGCGAGGGCCGGCGGTGGATTGCTGTCGAGGTGGAGGAGCGGTACCTGGAGGCAAGTCGCTTCCGCTTTACGGGCGACC